The Tardiphaga alba genome includes a window with the following:
- a CDS encoding branched-chain amino acid ABC transporter permease, translating into MLAIQVLINALVLGCLYACIAIGFSLVWGVLNVINLIHGSFIVLGAYLAWGAYNSLGLSPWYSLLIAAPAFFVFGYVLQRILLNRVITAPVLVTLTLTFGLDLILNNAMIYYFKADYRKLILNPPTGSISIFDVVVPIDRLIATGAALFLTFLLYLLLRRSKVGRAIVAVRLDRDAAVLMGVDVKSIYAVAFGLGAALAGCAGVLMALIFPISPLTSSAYLGKAFVVCVLGGLGSVSGALAGGLLLALVEGIGSVYLGPAHAVTLSFVLLIVFLIVRPQGLLGRKGFE; encoded by the coding sequence ATGCTGGCAATCCAGGTTCTCATCAATGCACTCGTACTCGGGTGTCTCTATGCCTGTATTGCCATCGGCTTCTCGCTGGTCTGGGGCGTTCTCAATGTCATCAATCTGATCCACGGCTCATTCATCGTGCTCGGCGCCTATCTGGCGTGGGGCGCCTACAATTCGCTGGGGCTGTCGCCCTGGTATTCACTGCTGATCGCGGCGCCGGCCTTCTTCGTGTTCGGCTATGTGCTGCAGCGGATCTTGCTCAATCGCGTCATCACCGCGCCGGTGCTGGTGACGCTGACGCTGACCTTCGGGCTCGATCTGATCCTGAACAATGCGATGATCTATTACTTCAAGGCGGACTACCGGAAGCTCATCCTCAATCCGCCGACGGGCTCGATCTCGATCTTCGATGTCGTCGTTCCCATCGATCGCCTGATCGCCACCGGTGCGGCGCTGTTCCTCACCTTCCTGCTGTATCTGCTGCTGCGGCGCTCGAAGGTCGGCCGCGCCATCGTGGCGGTGCGTCTCGATCGCGATGCGGCCGTGCTGATGGGCGTCGATGTGAAATCGATCTATGCCGTCGCCTTCGGGCTCGGTGCGGCGCTGGCAGGCTGCGCCGGCGTGCTGATGGCGCTGATCTTCCCGATCTCGCCGCTGACCTCGTCGGCCTATCTCGGCAAGGCCTTCGTGGTCTGCGTGCTTGGTGGCCTCGGCAGCGTGTCCGGCGCGCTGGCCGGTGGCCTGCTGCTGGCCTTGGTGGAGGGCATCGGCTCGGTCTATCTCGGCCCCGCCCATGCGGTGACGCTGTCCTTCGTTCTGCTGATCGTGTTTCTCATCGTCAGGCCGCAGGGCCTGCTTGGCCGGAAGGGCTTTGAATGA
- a CDS encoding amino acid ABC transporter substrate-binding protein, whose protein sequence is MFRLRSAFPTRISASLALAVAGFAAATTVASAQDVIRFGAPLPITGPLAPEAVKQQQGYDLWAEQANKAGGINVGGKKYKVEIVYSDYQSNTPRSVQTTEQMITQEKVNFMFGPFGSGAAKAASTIAEKYKMPMLAATASSVQVYDQNYKYLFGTFTPNDTLTTPLTKLVKAKATDVKKVAILARNDLFPLAIAQEMEKSAKENGLEVVYFEKYAINTLDHSATLSQIKSLAPQWIFVTGYTNDLLLVRKQMADQQIKAGVVTMIAGPAYQEFIDSAGPNAENISSASWWHPAEKYDGKDIFGSTANFVKLFRDKYKAEPDYAHASAAVCGALFQMAIEKAGSLDRDKVRDELAKMDVVTFWGPVKFGANGQINSLEPPVFQIQGGKPIVLFPDAIKQGDFKLGVN, encoded by the coding sequence ATGTTTCGCCTCCGGTCTGCCTTCCCGACACGCATTTCCGCCTCTCTCGCGCTGGCGGTGGCCGGCTTCGCCGCGGCGACGACAGTCGCCTCGGCTCAGGATGTCATCCGCTTCGGCGCACCGCTGCCGATCACCGGCCCGCTGGCCCCGGAAGCGGTGAAGCAGCAGCAGGGCTACGATCTCTGGGCCGAGCAGGCCAACAAGGCCGGCGGCATCAATGTCGGCGGCAAGAAATACAAGGTCGAGATCGTCTATTCCGACTACCAGTCGAACACGCCGCGCTCGGTGCAGACCACCGAACAGATGATCACCCAGGAGAAGGTGAACTTCATGTTCGGCCCGTTCGGTTCGGGCGCCGCCAAGGCCGCGAGCACGATCGCCGAGAAATACAAGATGCCGATGCTGGCCGCGACGGCGTCGTCGGTGCAGGTTTATGACCAGAACTACAAATATCTGTTCGGCACCTTCACGCCGAACGATACGCTGACCACGCCGCTGACCAAGCTCGTCAAGGCGAAGGCGACCGACGTGAAGAAGGTTGCAATCCTCGCCCGCAACGATCTGTTCCCGCTCGCCATCGCGCAAGAGATGGAGAAGTCGGCCAAGGAGAACGGGCTCGAAGTCGTCTATTTCGAGAAATATGCGATCAATACGCTCGATCATTCGGCGACCCTGTCGCAGATCAAGTCGCTGGCGCCACAGTGGATCTTCGTCACCGGTTATACCAACGACCTGCTGCTGGTGCGCAAGCAGATGGCCGACCAGCAGATTAAGGCGGGCGTCGTTACCATGATCGCCGGCCCGGCCTATCAGGAGTTCATCGATTCTGCCGGTCCGAATGCCGAGAACATCTCCAGCGCCTCCTGGTGGCATCCGGCCGAAAAATATGACGGCAAGGATATCTTCGGTTCGACCGCGAATTTCGTGAAGCTGTTCAGGGACAAGTACAAGGCCGAACCGGATTATGCGCATGCCTCGGCTGCCGTTTGCGGCGCGCTGTTCCAGATGGCCATCGAGAAAGCCGGTTCGCTGGACCGCGACAAGGTGCGTGACGAGCTTGCGAAGATGGATGTCGTGACCTTCTGGGGCCCGGTGAAGTTCGGCGCGAACGGCCAGATCAACTCGCTCGAGCCGCCGGTTTTCCAGATCCAGGGCGGCAAGCCGATCGTGCTGTTCCCTGATGCGATCAAGCAGGGCGATTTCAAGCTCGGCGTGAACTGA
- a CDS encoding LysR family transcriptional regulator: MIESTAIRYFRVVTECGSIKQAAAALRIAPSAISRQVQGLEEELAVKLFERGARGMNLTDAGHVLYRYAIDNRSQLDGLRSQVEEFAALRRGQVKIATVEGMLSDFLPGIFADLSQRYPGITLSVTAVGSRDVVDLVGQNDVDLGLIFGRANRRDLNELGRMRQPVCLIVSPRHPLARQASLRMKDLAGLRVILPDTSFGIRQELDKSCAQAGIQLDICSEANSLAFAQTITARTDLATFMPMVSAMAPINAGALVAVPLHDKRLEATQVTLVQLAARMASPSTRLVAEMLMARMKELDE; this comes from the coding sequence ATGATCGAATCCACCGCCATTCGCTATTTTCGCGTCGTCACCGAATGCGGATCGATCAAGCAGGCCGCAGCGGCGCTGCGTATTGCTCCCTCTGCAATCAGCCGGCAGGTGCAGGGGCTGGAGGAAGAACTGGCCGTCAAACTGTTCGAGCGCGGTGCGCGCGGCATGAACCTGACCGATGCCGGCCATGTGCTCTATCGCTATGCAATCGACAATCGCAGCCAGCTCGACGGCCTGCGTAGCCAGGTCGAGGAATTTGCAGCACTCCGGCGCGGTCAGGTGAAGATCGCGACCGTCGAAGGCATGCTGTCGGACTTCCTGCCGGGCATTTTCGCCGATCTGTCGCAACGCTATCCCGGCATCACGCTGTCTGTGACGGCCGTGGGCTCCCGTGACGTGGTGGATCTGGTCGGGCAGAACGACGTCGATCTCGGCCTCATCTTCGGCCGCGCCAACCGGCGCGACCTCAACGAGCTCGGTCGCATGCGGCAGCCGGTCTGCCTGATCGTTTCGCCCCGGCATCCGCTCGCCAGGCAAGCCTCGTTGCGGATGAAAGATCTGGCAGGCTTGCGGGTGATCCTGCCGGACACGTCGTTCGGCATTCGGCAGGAACTGGACAAATCCTGCGCTCAGGCCGGCATTCAGCTGGACATATGCAGCGAGGCGAACTCGCTCGCATTTGCGCAAACGATCACCGCGCGCACCGATCTGGCGACATTCATGCCCATGGTTTCGGCCATGGCCCCGATCAATGCCGGCGCTCTTGTAGCCGTCCCGTTGCACGACAAACGGCTGGAGGCGACGCAAGTCACGCTTGTTCAGCTCGCCGCACGCATGGCATCACCATCGACAAGGCTTGTCGCCGAGATGCTGATGGCCCGCATGAAAGAGCTGGACGAGTAA
- the hutX gene encoding heme utilization cystosolic carrier protein HutX — MPNTDLAALKAHMAENPGAVIETVARERGVTPRVVIEALPPEMVKIGGGADAFVSAMTDIAEWGEVTLIVHTDDGIFETTAPLSPGSLGHGYYNLTEPKGLHGHLRHERCGGVAFVERPFMGKSSAFVAFLNVDGGVMFKVFVGRDETRALKADQLARFRALAGKLAA, encoded by the coding sequence ATGCCGAATACTGACCTCGCCGCACTCAAAGCCCACATGGCGGAGAATCCCGGCGCCGTGATCGAGACGGTTGCACGCGAGCGTGGCGTGACGCCGCGTGTGGTGATCGAAGCGCTGCCGCCGGAGATGGTCAAGATCGGCGGCGGCGCCGACGCTTTTGTCTCCGCGATGACCGATATCGCGGAGTGGGGTGAAGTGACGCTGATCGTCCATACCGACGACGGCATCTTTGAAACCACGGCCCCATTGTCGCCGGGCTCTCTCGGGCACGGCTATTACAATCTGACCGAACCAAAGGGCCTGCACGGCCATCTGCGTCATGAACGCTGCGGCGGTGTCGCCTTTGTCGAACGGCCTTTCATGGGCAAGTCGTCAGCCTTTGTCGCATTCCTGAATGTGGATGGCGGCGTGATGTTCAAGGTGTTCGTCGGTCGCGACGAGACGCGTGCGTTGAAAGCAGACCAGCTTGCGCGGTTTCGTGCGCTTGCCGGAAAACTCGCGGCCTGA
- a CDS encoding antibiotic biosynthesis monooxygenase family protein, which yields MFIAMNRFQVKTGSEAAFENIWASRESYLSELPGFIEFHLLKGPVAEDHTLYSSHTVWASKANFENWTKSDQFRKAHARADNKSEGASLYLGHPKFEGFEVIQTEKNSKAA from the coding sequence ATGTTCATCGCCATGAACCGCTTTCAGGTCAAAACCGGATCCGAAGCCGCATTTGAAAACATCTGGGCCAGCCGCGAGTCTTATCTGAGCGAGCTCCCGGGCTTCATCGAATTCCATCTGCTGAAGGGCCCGGTGGCAGAGGATCACACGCTGTATTCCTCGCACACGGTTTGGGCCAGCAAGGCCAATTTCGAGAACTGGACCAAGTCCGATCAATTCCGCAAGGCGCATGCCCGTGCCGACAACAAGTCGGAAGGTGCCAGCCTCTATCTTGGCCACCCGAAGTTTGAAGGATTCGAGGTGATCCAGACCGAGAAGAACAGCAAAGCGGCCTGA
- a CDS encoding TonB-dependent hemoglobin/transferrin/lactoferrin family receptor, with translation MALGGKTTRALLLGASLGSLAAFSADVAMAQAVDAVQSQKPKAAKKKRAAAQPTSVFPEPVRNANAQIGRQTTQSLDEITVTASKTEERAIDALAPVSVVSLDQIQGLQATRVADLIYRMPGVWMQDRGDDPSTSINIRGLQDFGRVAVVVDGARQNYQRTGHNANGSFFLNPELIGGIDITRGPTANIYGSGAIGGVASFRTKDIQDVLRPGETWGVDVNSVIGSNSGRALGSAFGGVRINPNVDFFAGGTYSTQDNYRNGDGTEVGNTANRLSAGIAKLTIRPADGHEVKLGSVFQESLYTNGQPNNGPTTTTSAPAAIRGTSVYDTQVQSYTNTLNWKYSKPEDKILDFDVNLYWNRTDQSQTKTYANRIHTGANPPFTVTPVCTLANPGDAITGCVGDTRGYLLDTYGIDIHNTSRFETGAWNHAITYGGDIFKDDVSLTDPRGNSNITTPPGTRTVSGAFAQWKATYPSIVELVGALRYDNYNLQSGSNSSNGDRLSPKITIGLLPGTVVTPYVSYAEGYRSPTVTETLISGAHASAVGAPPFLCPDGSRGMFCFLQNTSLRPEVGKNKEIGFNIKKNDLFSAGDSFRGKLNFFRNDVDNYIQAVTFEAGPTQTFFGQSFLTSYYQYQNLPHARIQGFEAETMYDAQKWFVGVSVTLQEGKETATNVGLYSVQPQKITTTAGLRFLDNTITTSLQWTSVKANTDLPLTYLPATSYDLLNFYVSARPTKDMVVSFSVENLLNQYYRPYAVPRSTATDIQNDTLWASAGAGVVFKGGLKYHFGG, from the coding sequence ATGGCTCTCGGGGGCAAGACTACGCGCGCTCTGTTGTTGGGCGCGTCGCTCGGATCGTTGGCGGCTTTTAGCGCGGATGTCGCGATGGCGCAGGCGGTCGATGCCGTGCAGTCACAGAAGCCGAAGGCGGCCAAGAAGAAGCGGGCTGCAGCTCAGCCGACATCTGTGTTTCCGGAGCCGGTGCGTAATGCTAACGCACAGATAGGCCGCCAGACGACCCAGTCACTCGACGAAATCACCGTGACGGCTTCAAAGACGGAAGAGCGTGCGATCGATGCGCTGGCGCCGGTGAGTGTTGTGTCGCTGGACCAGATTCAAGGACTTCAAGCTACCCGCGTTGCTGATCTGATCTACAGGATGCCCGGCGTTTGGATGCAGGATCGTGGAGATGATCCATCGACGTCCATCAACATTCGCGGTTTGCAGGATTTTGGCCGTGTTGCTGTCGTTGTCGACGGCGCGCGTCAGAATTATCAGCGCACCGGGCATAATGCGAATGGGTCGTTCTTCCTCAATCCGGAGCTGATCGGAGGAATCGATATTACCCGCGGTCCGACGGCGAACATCTACGGTTCAGGTGCTATTGGTGGCGTGGCCTCGTTTCGCACCAAGGATATTCAGGACGTCTTGCGTCCGGGAGAAACCTGGGGCGTCGATGTTAACAGTGTGATCGGTAGCAATAGCGGTCGTGCTCTAGGCTCTGCTTTTGGCGGTGTTCGTATCAATCCGAATGTAGATTTTTTTGCGGGTGGGACCTATAGCACGCAAGATAACTATAGGAACGGTGATGGCACCGAAGTCGGAAATACTGCAAATCGTCTCAGTGCGGGTATCGCAAAGCTGACTATTCGCCCGGCTGATGGTCACGAGGTTAAGCTCGGATCAGTTTTCCAAGAGAGTTTGTACACCAACGGGCAGCCGAATAACGGCCCAACAACCACCACAAGTGCGCCCGCGGCAATTCGGGGAACGTCGGTTTACGATACCCAGGTTCAAAGCTATACCAACACGCTGAACTGGAAGTATTCAAAGCCCGAAGACAAGATACTCGACTTCGATGTGAATCTGTATTGGAATCGGACTGACCAGAGCCAAACCAAGACCTACGCAAATCGAATCCATACCGGTGCCAATCCACCGTTCACGGTTACTCCAGTTTGTACGCTAGCAAATCCTGGTGATGCAATTACCGGATGTGTGGGCGATACTCGTGGCTACCTGCTCGATACTTATGGCATCGATATTCATAACACGTCGCGTTTCGAGACTGGTGCTTGGAACCATGCCATCACTTATGGCGGCGACATTTTTAAGGATGACGTGAGCCTAACGGATCCGCGTGGCAACTCTAACATTACCACGCCGCCCGGTACGCGGACCGTCTCAGGTGCGTTTGCGCAGTGGAAGGCGACCTATCCGTCTATCGTGGAACTAGTCGGAGCGCTGAGATACGACAATTATAATCTGCAGTCGGGCAGCAATTCATCCAATGGCGACCGCTTGTCTCCCAAGATTACAATAGGCCTTCTGCCGGGAACGGTTGTGACGCCTTATGTGAGTTATGCCGAGGGTTATCGCTCGCCCACGGTGACTGAAACATTGATTAGTGGCGCTCATGCATCCGCGGTAGGTGCGCCTCCATTTCTTTGCCCGGACGGTTCGCGCGGCATGTTCTGCTTCTTGCAGAACACAAGTTTGCGCCCGGAGGTCGGTAAGAATAAGGAAATCGGCTTCAACATCAAGAAGAACGATCTCTTCTCAGCGGGGGACAGCTTCCGTGGCAAGTTGAACTTCTTCCGCAATGATGTTGATAACTACATCCAGGCAGTAACATTTGAGGCTGGGCCTACGCAGACGTTCTTTGGGCAGTCGTTCCTCACGAGCTATTATCAGTATCAGAATCTCCCGCATGCCCGAATTCAAGGCTTCGAAGCCGAAACGATGTACGATGCCCAAAAGTGGTTCGTTGGGGTCTCCGTAACGTTGCAGGAAGGCAAGGAAACTGCCACGAATGTTGGTCTCTACAGCGTTCAGCCGCAGAAGATCACGACCACCGCCGGCCTTCGTTTCCTCGACAATACAATCACGACGTCGCTCCAGTGGACCTCGGTCAAGGCAAACACGGATCTTCCACTGACTTACTTGCCGGCGACGTCATACGACCTTCTCAATTTCTACGTATCGGCTCGCCCGACCAAGGATATGGTTGTGTCGTTCTCGGTTGAGAATTTGCTGAACCAATACTATCGCCCCTATGCAGTGCCGCGTAGCACTGCGACGGACATTCAGAATGATACGCTCTGGGCGAGTGCTGGCGCTGGCGTCGTCTTTAAAGGCGGTCTGAAATATCACTTCGGCGGGTAG
- the hemP gene encoding hemin uptake protein HemP, which yields MDTGSHNGSAASHPKPFSEDKPSAGRNVAVNGDRMDSKELFADQRELLITHGDDTYRLRLTFQNKLILTK from the coding sequence ATGGATACAGGTTCGCACAACGGCAGCGCTGCCTCTCACCCCAAGCCTTTCTCTGAAGACAAGCCTTCGGCCGGTCGAAATGTCGCCGTCAATGGCGACAGGATGGACAGCAAGGAGCTGTTCGCCGACCAGCGCGAACTTCTGATCACCCATGGCGACGACACCTATCGTCTGCGCCTGACCTTTCAGAACAAGCTGATCCTGACCAAATGA
- a CDS encoding heme/hemin ABC transporter substrate-binding protein, translated as MTPFMTRRGITRALQCAALASGLVLSVAAAAEDVVIRDARGRDVTIGHPTRIVSIGGAVTEILYALGAEDRIVAIDTTSLYPPKATAEKPNVGYMRQLSAEGVLGLNPQLVLAIAGSGPKETIDVIDAAKIPLILVPETFSEAGMLDKIRLVAKVAGLDARGKCLADAVSSDLAALRELRAKMTSPQRVMFVLSFLDGRVMVAGKKTAADEIIKLAGGVNVVDNFDGYKIMNDEAIAAAKPDLILSMERGKETLQSEQIFASPSFALTPAAKTKRLVAMDGLYLLGFGPRTAAAARDLAVKLDPALSSEAASFKPASLAVNCRQ; from the coding sequence ATGACCCCGTTCATGACCCGCCGCGGCATCACGCGTGCACTGCAATGCGCGGCTTTGGCCAGCGGCCTCGTCCTCTCCGTCGCAGCCGCCGCCGAGGACGTTGTCATTCGAGATGCCCGCGGTCGTGATGTCACGATCGGCCATCCGACCAGGATCGTCTCCATCGGCGGTGCGGTCACTGAAATCCTGTACGCGCTCGGCGCCGAGGATCGCATCGTCGCGATCGACACCACCAGCCTCTATCCACCGAAGGCGACGGCCGAAAAGCCCAATGTCGGCTATATGCGTCAGCTCTCCGCGGAAGGCGTGCTCGGCTTGAACCCGCAGCTGGTTCTGGCGATCGCAGGCTCCGGCCCCAAGGAAACGATCGACGTGATCGACGCCGCGAAAATTCCACTGATCCTCGTGCCCGAGACTTTCAGCGAAGCCGGCATGCTGGACAAGATCCGGCTGGTCGCCAAGGTGGCCGGGCTGGACGCGCGCGGCAAATGCCTGGCTGACGCAGTTTCCAGCGATCTTGCAGCGCTTCGGGAGCTGCGCGCCAAAATGACATCGCCGCAGCGCGTCATGTTCGTCCTGTCGTTTCTTGATGGCCGCGTCATGGTCGCCGGCAAGAAGACGGCGGCGGACGAGATCATCAAGCTGGCCGGCGGCGTCAACGTGGTCGACAACTTCGATGGCTACAAGATCATGAATGACGAGGCGATCGCAGCGGCGAAGCCAGATCTCATCCTCTCGATGGAGCGCGGCAAGGAGACGCTGCAGTCCGAGCAGATCTTTGCGAGCCCATCATTCGCTTTGACACCGGCTGCCAAGACCAAGCGCCTGGTGGCCATGGACGGCCTCTATCTGCTGGGCTTCGGCCCACGCACGGCAGCCGCCGCGCGCGACCTCGCCGTCAAGCTCGACCCCGCCCTGTCGTCCGAAGCAGCTTCCTTCAAGCCCGCATCGCTCGCCGTCAACTGCCGCCAGTAA
- a CDS encoding FecCD family ABC transporter permease: MSTADVKPQAFVRTTSHVRRPRTLLVSCGLLLALLIVVLLAATVGAAGIPISRLPTALGLTAVDPANAFVARDQLILWSIRIPRIAIAAMIGGMLGAAGAIMQGLFRNPLADPALVGVSSGGAFAAAGAIIIADSRFAHYVSFLQPFLLPLAAFVGSLLTTIVLYRISTRSGRTSIALFLLAGIAIAAIANAGIGLLVFIADDRQLRDITFWLLGSLSGATWSKAMTLLPVLALGLIGMIFTSRGLDVLILGESEAFHSGIDVERLKRICIVLVAAMTGAAVSICGVIGFVGIVVPHLLRLIIGPGHRLLLPASVGLGASLLVGADTLARTIVAPAEMPIGILTAAVGAPVFLLILLRQRGLVGL; encoded by the coding sequence ATGAGCACTGCCGACGTCAAGCCGCAGGCATTTGTGAGAACGACGAGCCATGTGCGGCGTCCGCGCACTCTCCTCGTGTCATGCGGACTGCTGCTTGCACTGCTTATCGTCGTCCTGCTCGCAGCGACGGTCGGCGCGGCCGGCATTCCGATCTCGCGCCTGCCCACAGCACTCGGCCTCACGGCAGTCGATCCAGCCAACGCGTTCGTTGCGCGCGATCAGTTGATCCTGTGGTCGATCCGTATCCCGCGTATTGCGATCGCCGCCATGATCGGCGGCATGCTGGGCGCGGCGGGCGCCATCATGCAGGGCCTGTTTCGCAATCCACTGGCCGATCCGGCGCTGGTCGGCGTCTCCAGCGGCGGCGCATTTGCTGCAGCCGGCGCCATCATCATCGCCGATAGCCGATTTGCGCATTACGTCTCGTTTCTGCAACCCTTCCTGTTGCCGCTCGCAGCATTCGTCGGTTCATTGCTCACCACCATCGTGCTCTACCGAATATCGACGCGCAGCGGCCGCACATCGATCGCGCTGTTTCTGCTGGCGGGTATCGCCATCGCCGCGATCGCCAATGCCGGCATCGGCCTGCTCGTCTTCATCGCCGACGACCGGCAGTTGCGCGACATCACGTTCTGGCTGCTTGGCTCGCTCAGCGGGGCCACCTGGAGCAAGGCGATGACCCTTCTCCCGGTTCTGGCCCTCGGCCTGATCGGGATGATCTTCACGAGCCGCGGCCTCGACGTGCTCATCCTCGGCGAATCAGAAGCCTTTCATTCGGGTATCGACGTCGAACGTCTGAAGCGGATCTGCATCGTACTGGTCGCGGCGATGACCGGTGCTGCCGTGTCCATCTGCGGTGTCATCGGCTTTGTCGGCATTGTGGTCCCGCATCTGCTGCGGTTGATCATCGGGCCGGGCCATCGATTGCTGCTGCCGGCCTCCGTCGGCCTTGGTGCGAGCCTCCTGGTCGGCGCCGACACGCTTGCACGCACGATCGTCGCGCCCGCCGAGATGCCGATCGGCATCCTCACGGCTGCGGTTGGCGCTCCCGTTTTCCTGCTCATCCTGCTGCGTCAACGCGGATTGGTGGGCCTATGA
- a CDS encoding heme ABC transporter ATP-binding protein, with the protein MTAVLTATGIGLSIGKTTLLDHIDLTLKSGEMVAIVGPNGAGKSTLLRTLSSDLRASRGTVALMGRDIHAWSPAELALRRAMLSQHVTVSFPFTVEEVVCMGRGSAALASVQTIVESAIDEVGLRDLRHRELPTLSGGEQQRAHFARILVQLACGEAAHGPGLLMLDEPTSSLDLRHQIALVEISRRRARQGTAVIAVLHDLNLAVRFADRIVVMRKGAVIADGTPVETITPDIIRRVFDIEVAVAKTEDGAPYLLPQGMQQIHS; encoded by the coding sequence ATGACCGCGGTTCTCACGGCCACCGGCATCGGGCTATCGATCGGAAAGACGACGCTGCTCGATCACATCGACCTCACGCTCAAGAGCGGCGAAATGGTCGCGATCGTCGGCCCCAATGGCGCGGGGAAATCGACACTGCTTCGTACGCTGTCCTCCGACCTGCGCGCATCGCGCGGCACGGTCGCGCTGATGGGGCGCGACATTCATGCTTGGTCTCCCGCCGAGCTCGCCTTGCGCCGAGCCATGCTGTCGCAGCATGTGACTGTCAGCTTTCCTTTCACCGTCGAGGAAGTCGTTTGCATGGGCCGCGGCTCGGCCGCACTGGCCTCCGTCCAAACCATCGTCGAATCCGCGATCGACGAAGTCGGCCTGCGTGACCTCAGGCACCGCGAATTGCCGACGCTGTCCGGCGGCGAGCAGCAGCGCGCTCATTTTGCCCGCATCCTCGTGCAACTCGCCTGCGGCGAGGCCGCCCATGGACCGGGTCTGTTGATGCTGGACGAGCCGACATCAAGCCTCGATCTTCGTCACCAGATCGCACTGGTGGAGATCTCGCGCCGGCGTGCACGCCAGGGAACAGCCGTCATCGCCGTGCTGCATGACCTCAATCTCGCCGTTCGGTTTGCCGATCGTATTGTCGTCATGCGCAAAGGCGCCGTCATTGCCGATGGCACGCCCGTCGAGACGATCACGCCGGACATCATTCGGCGTGTGTTCGACATCGAGGTTGCCGTCGCCAAGACCGAGGACGGCGCACCCTATCTGCTCCCGCAGGGCATGCAGCAGATTCACAGCTGA
- a CDS encoding response regulator produces the protein MLQRTRRFPMGYAYRSTALVVENDESQRTLVSVLLEESEMNVIECESAEAAVLVLEESGDSVSMVVTDVELAGMMDGIELAYLAKQRYPNMHVVVTSGAPRVRRLPDGTLFMAKPWSPIDLLRAAEQSLH, from the coding sequence GTGTTGCAACGAACACGGAGGTTCCCCATGGGATATGCATATCGTTCAACTGCCTTGGTTGTCGAAAACGACGAGTCCCAGCGCACACTCGTCAGCGTCTTGCTGGAAGAAAGCGAGATGAACGTCATCGAATGCGAGAGCGCAGAAGCTGCCGTGCTGGTTCTCGAAGAATCCGGCGATAGTGTCTCGATGGTTGTCACGGATGTGGAACTTGCCGGGATGATGGACGGCATCGAACTCGCTTACCTCGCGAAGCAGCGCTACCCGAACATGCACGTCGTCGTCACATCAGGAGCACCGCGCGTGCGACGATTGCCGGATGGAACGCTCTTCATGGCCAAACCCTGGAGCCCCATCGATTTGCTTCGCGCGGCCGAGCAATCGCTCCATTGA
- a CDS encoding FAD-dependent oxidoreductase, whose translation MTSSNTKHRRVAIIGGGVAGSLAAIVLAKSTAFESITLFDRDGAFGRGLAYSATAEWHRINVPAYKMGGLGADDSEGFQDWLSETTGTDWTDYSQSFVPVGDTATTSPPICPRLPTQAS comes from the coding sequence ATGACATCATCCAATACCAAGCACCGGCGCGTCGCCATCATCGGCGGCGGCGTCGCTGGATCCCTTGCCGCGATTGTACTTGCAAAATCCACCGCATTTGAATCGATCACGCTGTTCGATCGTGACGGCGCATTCGGTCGCGGGCTCGCTTATTCGGCGACCGCTGAATGGCATCGGATCAATGTCCCCGCTTACAAGATGGGCGGCCTCGGCGCGGACGATAGCGAAGGCTTTCAGGACTGGCTGAGCGAGACGACGGGCACAGATTGGACGGACTATTCACAGTCCTTCGTCCCCGTTGGCGATACGGCGACTACATCTCCGCCCATCTGTCCGAGGTTGCCGACGCAGGCGTCGTGA